The following proteins are co-located in the Camelina sativa cultivar DH55 chromosome 12, Cs, whole genome shotgun sequence genome:
- the LOC104729562 gene encoding probable LRR receptor-like serine/threonine-protein kinase At4g36180 gives MAMGISLFFFILLVIYAPLLLHADESQTEIESLTAFKLNLHDPLGALTSWDPSTPSAPCDWRGVGCTNHRVTEIRLPRLQLSGRISDRISGLRMLRKLSLRSNSLNGTIPTTLAYCTRLLAIFLQYNSLSGKLPPAMRNLTSLEVFNVAGNRLSGEISVGLPTSLKFLDVSSNTFSGQIPSGLANLTQLQLLNLSYNQFTGEIPASFGNLQSLQYLWLDFNLLQGTLPSAISNCSSLVHLSASENEIGGVIPAAYGALPKLEVLSLSTNNFSGTVPFSLFCNSSLRIVQLGFNAFSDIVRPETTSANCRTGLQVLDLGENRISGLFPLWLTKILSLTNLDVSGNLFSGEIPPDIGNLKRLEELKLANNSLTGEIPVEIKQCGSLGVLDFEGNRLKGQVPEFLGYMKGLKVLSLGRNSFSGYVPSSLVNLQQLDRLNLGENNLNGSFPVELMALTNLSELDLSGNKFSGEVPVSISNLSNLSFLNLSGNGFSGEIPASVGNLFKLTALDLSKQNMSGEVPVELSGLPNLQVIALQGNNFSGVVPEGFSSLVSLRYVNLSSNSFSGQIPQTFGYLRLLVSLSLSDNHISGSIPPEIGNCSALEVLELRSNRLMGHIPADLSRLPRLKVLDMGRNNLSGEIPPEISQSLSLNSLSLDHNHLSGVIPGSLSRLSNLTKLDLSVNNLTGKIPASLTLISSNLVYFNVSSNNLKGEIPASLGSRINNPSEFSGNTELCGKPLNRKCESSTAEEKKKRRKMIIMIVMAAIGAFLLSLFCCFYIYTLLKWRKKLKQQSTTGEKKRSPGRTSAGSRVRSSTSRSSTENGEPKLVMFNNKITLAETIEATRQFDEENVLSRTRYGLLFKANYNDGMVLSIRRLPNGSLLNENLFKKEAEFLGKVKHRNITVLRGYYAGPPDLRLLVYDYMPNGNLSTLLQEASHQDGHVLNWPMRHLIALGIARGLGFLHQSSMVHGDIKPQNVLFDADFEAHLSDFGLDRLTVRSPSRSAVTSATTGTLGYVSPEASSSGEITRESDIYSFGIVLLEILTGKRPVMFTQDEDIVKWVKKQLQRGQVTELLEPGLLELDPESSEWEEFLLGIKVGLLCTATDPLDRPTMSDVVFMLEGCRVGPDVPSSADPTSQPSPA, from the exons ATGGCCATGGGTATATCTctattcttcttcattctcctcGTGATTTACGCGCCGTTACTTTTACACGCCGATGAGTCTCAAACAGAGATCGAATCACTCACGGCGTTTAAACTCAACCTCCATGACCCACTCGGTGCGTTAACTTCATGGGATCCTTCAACTCCATCAGCTCCATGTGACTGGCGTGGCGTTGGCTGTACTAACCACCGTGTTACAGAGATCCGTCTTCCTCGTCTCCAGCTCTCCGGACGAATCTCCGATCGTATCTCCGGCTTACGCATGTTACGGAAGCTTAGTCTCCGGTCAAACTCTTTGAACGGTACTATCCCTACCACACTCGCTTACTGCACGCGCCTACTCGCTATCTTTCTCCAGTACAACTCACTCTCCGGGAAACTACCTCCGGCGATGAGGAATCTCACTTCGCTTGAGGTTTTCAACGTTGCTGGTAACCGTCTCTCCGGTGAGATCTCCGTTGGTTTGCCGACGAGTCTTAAGTTCTTGGACGTTTCCTCGAACACCTTCTCTGGTCAGATACCGAGTGGACTCGCTAACTTGACTCAGCTCCAGCTTCTTAATCTCTCATATAATCAGTTTACCGGCGAGATTCCGGCGAGTTTTGGTAACCTTCAGAGTCTTCAGTACTTGTGGCTCGATTTCAATCTCTTGCAAGGGACATTACCGTCGGCTATCTCAAACTGCTCCTCCTTAGTTCATTTGAGTGCGTCGGAGAACGAAATCGGCGGCGTGATTCCCGCCGCGTACGGTGCTCTTCCGAAACTCGAGGTTCTGTCTCTCTCTACCAACAATTTTTCCGGTACTGTGCCGTTTTCTCTCTTCTGCAACTCTTCGCTTAGGATTGTTCAGTTAGGCTTCAATGCTTTTTCCGATATCGTACGGCCTGAGACGACGTCGGCCAACTGTCGTACCGGTTTACAGGTCTTGGATCTCGGGGAAAACCGAATCTCCGGTCTTTTCCCGTTGTGGTTAACAAAGATTTTGTCTTTAACGAATCTTGATGTTTCTGGAAACTTGTTTTCCGGCGAGATTCCGCCGGATATTGGTAACTTGAAGAGGTTAGAAGAATTGAAGTTGGCTAATAACTCTCTTACCGGTGAGATTCCTGTTGAGATTAAGCAATGTGGTTCGTTAGGTGTTCTTGATTTCGAAGGGAACAGATTAAAAGGTCAGGTTCCTGAGTTTTTAGGTTACATGAAGGGTTTAAAGGTTTTGTCTTTAGGCAGAAACAGCTTCTCAGGTTATGTTCCTTCGTCTCTGGTGAATCTGCAGCAGCTTGATAGGCTTAACTTAGGTGAAAACAACTTGAATGGGAGTTTCCCTGTGGAGTTAATGGCCTTGACGAATCTGTCTGAGCTGGATTTGAGTGGAAACAAGTTTTCCGGGGAAGTTCCTGTGAGTATCAGTAACTTGAGTAACCTCAGTTTTCTGAATTTGAGTGGGAATGGATTCTCTGGTGAGATACCAGCTAGTGTGGGCAATCTGTTTAAGCTAACAGCTCTTGATTTGAGCAAACAGAATATGTCTGGTGAGGTTCCGGTTGAGCTCTCTGGTTTGCCCAACTTGCAAGTGATTGCATTGCAGGGAAACAACTTCTCTGGCGTTGTACCTGAAGGGTTTAGTAGCTTGGTGAGTTTAAGGTATGTGAACCTTAGCTCCAACTCCTTCTCTGGTCAGATTCCACAGACTTTCGGGTATCTTCGGTTGTTGGTTTCTCTGTCACTATCAGATAATCACATCTCTGGGTCTATTCCACCTGAAATTGGGAACTGCTCTGCTCTTGAAGTTCTCGAGTTAAGATCTAACCGGCTAATGGGTCATATACCAGCTGATCTCTCTCGCCTTCCGCGTTTGAAGGTGCTTGACATGGGTCGGAACAACTTGTCAGGCGAAATCCCACCAGAAATCTCGCAGAGCTTGTCTCTCAACTCGTTGTCACTTGACCACAATCATCTTTCAGGAGTCATACCTGGATCTTTGTCTAGGTTATCAAACTTGACAAAGCTAGATCTTTCTGTTAATAACTTAACCGGGAAGATTCCAGCTAGCCTCACCCTTATCTCCAGTAACTTGGTGTACTTTAACGTCTCAAGCAACAACCTTAAAGGAGAGATTCCAGCTTCGTTAGGCTCAAGAATCAACAACCCATCAGAATTTTCGGGTAACACAGAGCTCTGCGGGAAGCCATTAAACAGAAAATGCGAAAGCAGCACAgcggaagagaagaagaagagaaggaaaatgATTATTATGATAGTTATGGCTGCAATAGGTGCATTCCTTTTATCACTCTTCTGCTGCTTCTACATTTACACACTCTTGAAATGGAGAAAGAAGCTGAAACAACAGTCTACAACTGGAGAGAAGAAACGAAGTCCTGGTAGAACAAGCGCAGGAAGTAGAGTTCGTAGCAGCACGAGCAGATCAAGCACAGAAAATGGAGAACCAAAGCTAGTGATGTTCAACAACAAGATCACTCTGGCTGAAACAATCGAAGCAACACGACAGTTCGATGAAGAAAATGTTCTTAGCAGAACCAGATACGGATTGCTATTCAAAGCCAATTACAATGACGGAATGGTTCTCTCTATCCGCCGCTTACCCAATGGCTCACTCTTAAACGAGAACTTGTTCAAGAAAGAAGCTGAATTCCTCGGTAAAGTCAAGCACCGAAACATCACTGTCCTTAGAGGTTACTACGCAGGTCCACCAGATTTAAGGCTTTTGGTGTATGACTACATGCCAAACGGAAACTTATCTACTCTGCTCCAAGAAGCTTCCCACCAAGATGGCCATGTCCTAAACTGGCCAATGCGTCACCTCATAGCTCTCGGGATCGCTCGTGGACTTGGTTTCCTTCATCAATCCAGCATG GTTCATGGTGATATCAAGCCACAGAATGTACTATTCGACGCTGATTTCGAAGCACATTTATCAGATTTCGGGCTTGACCGTCTCACGGTACGATCCCCGTCAAGATCAGCCGTCACATCAGCCACCACTGGGACGCTAGGATATGTTTCTCCAGAAGCCTCATCATCAGGAGAAATCACAAGAGAATCTGACATCTACAGCTTTGGCATTGTCCTACTCGAAATCCTAACGGGGAAAAGACCAGTAATGTTCACACAAGACGAGGATATAGTGAAATGGGTAAAGAAACAGCTTCAGAGAGGTCAAGTCACAGAGCTACTAGAACCAGGGCTACTAGAACTGGATCCAGAATCATCAGAATGGGAAGAGTTCTTATTAGGAATAAAAGTGGGACTTCTTTGTACTGCAACGGATCCTCTAGACAGACCAACAATGTCCGATGTTGTTTTCATGCTTGAAGGCTGCCGTGTTGGTCCCGACGTTCCTTCCTCCGCCGACCCAACTTCTCAGCCTTCACCGGCCTAA